A window of Clostridium taeniosporum genomic DNA:
ATCTATTAAACATTCAGCATCTATTCCACTGATTTTCTTAACTAAATCTACACCCTCTTTTTCACGCACAGAAATTGCTTTAAATTGTTGAAGATATTTTTCTATATTGGAATAGTATTTTGAGTTTATTTCTGTTACTCCAAAACTAGCTGCATAAGATATTTTCTTTTCCTTATCTTTTACGAAATTTAAATAATACGGTGAACATACTCCTAATGTTATGATAGGATTCCATATTTGGTCACTACCACATATAAATTTATCACATTGAGGAGTACATTGATTTAATTTTTTTTCCGAAGTATATAATGATGAAGTTAAAAAGTTGTCATTATTAAATTTTTGAAATTTTTTGATTCTTCCTATTCTTTCTTTAAATGTTGTTAAACCAGATAAAACTTCTTTAACATTAGTGGTAATCGGAAATACTCTTATAAAATCTGTAAATCTAATAAACCAGTGTCTATAATCTATTATAATTGTTTTCTCTTTATTTAACTCTGTAACAACTTCTGATAAAGCGTATGTTTGTAATGCTCCTCCAAAATTATTTACAAAGTGAAATGTAACTATACCAACTTTCATTATTAATACCTTTCCTTATTTAATATATTTCTTCTATTTTATTTATTTGAACTTCATTTTTTTTATCATTATTCATTTTCTCTGTTTCTTTAATTATATAAATTGGTCTTGCTTTTGTTTCTAAATATGTTTTTGACATATATTGTCCAACAATACCTGTACAAAATAATTGAATTCCACTTACAAAAAGAACAATACATGCAAGTGATGGCCATCCTTCTACAGGATTATTAAAAATAATTGTTTTTATAATTATATATATAATAAATATAAAAGAAAGTACACAAAAAATTAATCCTAAAATAGATGCAATAGCTAAAGGCTTAGTTGAAAATCCAATAATTCCTTCTAATGAATACGTGAACAATTTCCAAAAAGACCACTTTGTCTCTCCTGCTACTCTTTCAATATTTTTAAAAGGCAACCACTTAGTTTTGAAACCTACCCAACCATAAATACCTTTTGAAAATCTATTATATTCTTTCATAGATAGTATTGCATCAGCCATCTGGCGTGACATTAATCTAAAATCACGTGCTCCATCTACAATATCTGCATTTGATATTTTATTAATTATTTTATAAAACTGTTTAGCAAAGAAACTTCTTATAGGTGGTTCACCTTCACGTGTTACTCTTCTCGTTGCAACACTGTCATACTCACCATCTTTAACATAACTATACATTTGCGGAAGTAAACTTGGTGGATCTTGCATATCCGCATCCATAATAGCTACAAAATCTCCATTTGAAGCTTCAAGTCCTGCATACATTGCAGCTTCTTTTCCAAAATTTCTTGAAAAAGATATATATCTTACTC
This region includes:
- a CDS encoding polysaccharide pyruvyl transferase family protein yields the protein MKVGIVTFHFVNNFGGALQTYALSEVVTELNKEKTIIIDYRHWFIRFTDFIRVFPITTNVKEVLSGLTTFKERIGRIKKFQKFNNDNFLTSSLYTSEKKLNQCTPQCDKFICGSDQIWNPIITLGVCSPYYLNFVKDKEKKISYAASFGVTEINSKYYSNIEKYLQQFKAISVREKEGVDLVKKISGIDAECLIDPTFLLTKEQWIKIAEEPKNKEPYILVYMMQKNDSVYEYARKIKEILNIKVIDISRYGFKQDFVDEVCIDIGPKEFVGLFNNASYVCTNSFHGLAFSLILEKNFFIVPSTRFNSRIGNLMNIFNLELIKDINKDVIEKESYDKNEIRKIMNKERQKSISFLKKNLFND
- a CDS encoding glycosyltransferase family 2 protein — protein: MHKLSLIIPCYNEEEALPFLYKSICQVCDIMSDQKFEFIFVNDGSKDNTLDIIKNFEVEDKRVRYISFSRNFGKEAAMYAGLEASNGDFVAIMDADMQDPPSLLPQMYSYVKDGEYDSVATRRVTREGEPPIRSFFAKQFYKIINKISNADIVDGARDFRLMSRQMADAILSMKEYNRFSKGIYGWVGFKTKWLPFKNIERVAGETKWSFWKLFTYSLEGIIGFSTKPLAIASILGLIFCVLSFIFIIYIIIKTIIFNNPVEGWPSLACIVLFVSGIQLFCTGIVGQYMSKTYLETKARPIYIIKETEKMNNDKKNEVQINKIEEIY